The sequence GGCGAGCCGTCTTGCTGAATGGGACTGCCCTCCACCTTAAGGTCCGGCGCTCCCTCATCGTCACTGCTGCAACGATCGGCCGAAATAGTAGACACGTACAGCTCGTCCTCATCGGCTTCATTCGCAGAGGCGTGATACGCAGCGGCGTGCATATACCTACTGGCGAGCATGCCACGTCCACGTGGCTACCCCACAGCActggaaaggaggagggagaaactAAGCAAACGAGTTGAGTGACGTAATTGATGGGAGGAGACGaagggagacagagacaggctagtggcgcacacgcacacatgtcTATATTGGGTAAGGAAGGGTTAAGCAAGAAAAtacgagagaaaagagccaCGTCAGTCGGGGTGCCGAAAAACTacagagaagcaaagagtGACGAGGGAGACACCACGGAGAGAGGATACCGAAAAATGCGAACTTCTCTACCTCTAACGTGAGTCGATCCTGGCTGATTGTTCGCTTCTGTGTTGTGTACGCGGAGGAGAGCAGTGCTcacctacacacatgcacccacaccacccTCAAACGCCTTCTCACGCCCGCGCGGAAGGAGGGTGACGAAGCAGATAGATtcggaagaagagagagagggggtatgacgagaaaagagaaggagaagccgaagaaaaaaaaagaaggatCTCTGCCCTGTTCGTATTTCCCGTAGCGAAGTGTGGGGTGTGTCTATCCCCGTCGCGGTACCAGCTCCTctgggtgtgtatgtatgggaggggggtggaagggggtggggggcatGCGTGCTGCTCGAGTATCGATGTCGCTACCGGTGAGTGTGAGTGGGTCAGTTGTAATGAAAAGAATAAAGGGGACAgcaagaagggagagaagggagggaaagtAAAGTGAGAGTgacaagagaggaggaaagaggaaggggaaaccgcaggaaaggggggatgTGGTCGTGTGCGCATCCAGTGAAGGCGGGAGCACACCGTCGACCACCAGTAAGACCAACAAGAAAGTAGAAGCACAGGGCTAGAAAAACGGTGGGTTTGTTGGTAGTAGTGGTACATGGATGCCTGCTCAGCGAGGAAAAGCGCGCAGGtagaagaaggagaagcagcgaatTGCGGATGCCTGTCCATGACCTTCGCCCCCGCTGTTCTGCGACCTCTCCCCGAAATTAACTCGGGCAGCGTGAACGATTGGCTGTTGTGCATCAATATGCACTgacctcaccgccgccatcccctctcgccgccgccgagcgTACCGGGTGATCCGAACGTCGTCTGCTGCGACCACTGACAAGAAGCGGCAAGCTTAGACCGCAACTCCCGGGCCCGGGCacttgccgctgcgtcgccaAGTGCAGCGGCACGGTTGTACAGTCGCAGTGCCTCCTGCGGCTtgtcgagcagcgcctccaggaGCACAGCGTAGTTGTACGCGGTCATGCGGTCTTGCGGATCTAGCTGCAATGACCGGGCATACCactgcgcggctgccgcgtaGTCCTTCTCGATCGCTTCGGCAATGTACGCGTGAGCCTTAGTGCCCATCACGTCGTTGGTGCCGTGAGCgcggcacaccgccgcccacgcgcgatgcgctgctgcaacatCCCCACGTCTTAGTAGCGCCCACCCGTGCGTGAGCGCCTCCTTCGCAGAGAGGTAGCccatccctcccccaccgtcGTTGTCCTCGTTCGCGGTAACGGAGACGGGACAAGAGCGACTGGCCAAAACCACCGTGCTGTGATCCAGAGTTGGTTGGTCAATGCGAAACGATCCTCTTGCAGAATCATCGGCAGGCCTTTTTCTATCTGAGCCAGCAACCGCGAGATACTGGGCGTACAAGCTGCTTGGCGACAGTGATGCGTGCGTTGTATGGGACGTAGGTGGGGTACGCGGCGCGTGTGACACTGCAGTTCTTGACGTGTGAAATTCACGCCGGTCATCAGCCGAGGCCTCAGGCAAGCAACTCTCGTTCAAGCCCATCACCACCCGAGAGCCTTTTGAATGCACTTTGGAGCtggaagaagagcgaggcggcaCTGTCTCCGGAGGCCCATCCAAGGGCAGAACAAGCTCCAATGGAGCCAATGGCACCCTGTCATGAGCCCTTGCCATGAGCTGCTCTACCTGTCTCTCCTGCTGGATGTGCTGCAGCGTATTCACAACCGCAACTGGTGCACGTTGCTGCATACCAGATGACAGTCTCCCATCAAGCCTCTCCACAGCCTCCAGAGTTGCCTGCACCTCGGTGCGCTCAGCATTGATGCGGGagagctgcgcctcctcctccagctgcaaCCGTCTGCGAATCCTGCGAACgtgctcctccgtctccttcTGCAGTCGGTTGATTTCGCGCTCCGCCTCTACACGGCGAGGAGCGGTGGGCATGCTGCTCTCTTCGTTTTGAAGCTGGTTGGCGTAGGCGAGCATGCTCTCTTTGAGCGCCTTGACCGTCCGCTCGACCTCTGCTAGACCTGCCCGCGCCATCACCGCGGCCTCCTCGATCGGCGTCACCTCCTTGCCCTTGTAGGCTCCCATCACAACACAGCGGTTGCACGCGAAGGCGTGGCTTTCCATCACGTAATACTCAACCGGCCTACCAGGGTGCGCGGGGcagggctgcagctgcgggtCGACAACGCACTGCAGAAAAAGTCGCGGTAAAATCTGCTGGCGAGAGTAGACAGCGATCACTGGTCCGTTGGCTTCGTCGACGTAGGCGCAGCTGTCGTACTTGGCGAGGAAGTCGGCGGTTAACTTCCGCGGTGCATGCACAGCGGTGGGGCACGAATACATCTCGCCCACCGCGACATCACAGACGAGAAGGGAACAGGAATGCTTTTCCGTGCAGTGCCGGAAGGGCTCGCGTAAGAAGATAAACGGGCCGTCGCCTTTTGCCGTACTTGTGTCGTGGGCCGTGGCCGAAGAAGCAAGCGCATCCCTGTACAGGCCCCTGGGGTCCGCCGCAGGGTGAAGGCCAAAACGTGCGACATCCATGAGACTTTTCGAGTCTCCGACCAGTACCAGACGCTCCGTCTTGGTCCGTTTCGCCTGCCCCTCCACGTACGCCGCGAACCCTGCGTACTGCTCCttgtgaaagagagagctaACACTCATCACCTGCAGATGCAGAGACTGGAGTCCGGTCAGCCGTACTGCCTCCTGTACAACCGCCTCATAGTACGCATCGCTTGAAGTGAGTGCCTCGGTGCGAAAGGCATGATCCACACGGCGCGACCACTCCTCTACGAGCACCTGAACCTCTCCTCCGTCGGGTGCCTCACTGAACACATGCAGGgcacgcaccgccgctgcaaaCTCGTCTCGGTctaagaaaaaaagaaggtgCTCCCGCCATGGCTTGAAGTGCTCTTGCCGGGTCTGCATCATCTGACACATCTTGCGCCACAGAGAAGAGTCCCGCAACTCGGCAACGTCTCGTCGGCTCGCACCGGTGGTCGCGCCCAACACCATCACCTTGTCTTTTGGCGTGATGACGGGCTTCGCTTCATGATGGCTACCAGTCACAGTGGCCTTctgtccaccaccacatgGAGCATCATCAACCTCAACCGCAAAGCTGGGCGACCGGTCAAGCGAGCGCGCTGTCTCCAGCGGTGCCTCCCGAACTGGAATCGGCGTGGGTGACATAGGTACAGAGACGTACAGGTGCTTCGCGGCAGGTGTCGGCGGACAGCGCTGtaaagcagcagaagcagcagcactcgcaCCTGCACTACCTCTCACGAGCGACGAGGAGCCGTGATGCAAAGAAGAGTGGGAATGACCGTCTCCGCCGTCCTCCATTGGGATTCCCCTAGTCTGCgggggtgatggtggtgcaggGGTGTACCGAGGCGTAGGGAACAGATATGTGCGCGGGTCCGGCTCCGGGCCGTAGCGTCCCACGAGGGCATAAAATAGACCCGCAGGTGTGCTAGTCTTCTCATCTCTCGCGTGCGCAGTGAGTATCTCTTGTACGCTAGTGGAATTTTGGTCAAGCTGATAGGCAGCCATGTACGCGGTCAGCCGTTGGTGTTGATCGATCGTGGTCACCTCTGGGCCATTGTCGAGCACCAAGTTGCGCAtcagctcttcctctcggCCCTCCCattgccgcagcagcgacgggaTTTCGCTCTTGTACTGCGGGCCGTATACATCAAAGAAGCTTGCCAGTCGCTCCTCGTAGTTTTGAATCGAGTAGCGGCGATACAGCTTTGTGAATGTGTCGAGTTCCGAGACGACCTCAACCACGCTGGGCACAAGCCGCAGTCCTTGCGGGTTGTACGTGCGCAAGAAGTTCTCCAGGCGTTGGCGGTACCCCCCCTTGTCACCTGGGTCTACGGTAAAAGAAAGCCCCACTTGACCCATTTCAGTCCCCACGATCCGTGTGGTGAGCTTGTGCACCTCCACGATGTCCTTCGCGTTGAGTGGCAGTGGAGCTGAGGTGCCCACAACGCGCGTACCATCGAGATCACCGTCTGCGCGACGATCTGTACGataaggagaggaggacctTCTGATCCTGTGTGTGACTTCccgcaccatcaccaccacctcgatcTCCGGAGCCGCACACCGCCACACCTTTGGCCCGCCCCCATCCCCGCCGTCAATGCGCCGAGCGACATCGTCCAAGCGCACCTCAAATAGGTTGGGAGTGGTGGACACCACATCGTCCGTGGTGAACGCCGCCGTGGACACTGGTGCAGAGTAGGCAGACACGCGAAGCACCAGGTGCGCCTCCACAACGAACGACCGCGGGCCGTTCTCACAAGCGGACAGCGGCACATTCACCAGGTTGTGGATAGTAACGAGTATCGGCCATGACTGCATGATGATATAGTGCCACTGCACGTTTCTCGTGTCACCCGGCGCTTGGTGGTCTTCTAGTTGAGGTGGAcgagtgcgcgcgcacaagTTCCCTCGCGGATGCCAGCACACTCTTTATGCctgtatatatatatatatatatatatatatgcatgGGCGTGTCGCCGTGTAGCGTGAGATGGCGCGCCGTAGCCGCGCGCACATGTGCTGAGCTGATCCTGTGGAGgtgaagaaaggaaagaacggagaagagagacccAGTAAGCAAACTCAGCGTGCTTCTGTGCACGGGCACCGCAAGGCCTTTTGCCGCGTAGGCACACAACAACTACGCAGCGTTTTCGTACCACGGaagcacacatgcacacacacaaggtcTGTGCGAGGG comes from Leishmania panamensis strain MHOM/PA/94/PSC-1 chromosome 6 sequence and encodes:
- a CDS encoding hypothetical protein (TriTrypDB/GeneDB-style sysID: LpmP.06.0310) produces the protein MQSWPILVTIHNLVNVPLSACENGPRSFVVEAHLVLRVSAYSAPVSTAAFTTDDVVSTTPNLFEVRLDDVARRIDGGDGGGPKVWRCAAPEIEVVVMVREVTHRIRRSSSPYRTDRRADGDLDGTRVVGTSAPLPLNAKDIVEVHKLTTRIVGTEMGQVGLSFTVDPGDKGGYRQRLENFLRTYNPQGLRLVPSVVEVVSELDTFTKLYRRYSIQNYEERLASFFDVYGPQYKSEIPSLLRQWEGREEELMRNLVLDNGPEVTTIDQHQRLTAYMAAYQLDQNSTSVQEILTAHARDEKTSTPAGLFYALVGRYGPEPDPRTYLFPTPRYTPAPPSPPQTRGIPMEDGGDGHSHSSLHHGSSSLVRGSAGASAAASAALQRCPPTPAAKHLYVSVPMSPTPIPVREAPLETARSLDRSPSFAVEVDDAPCGGGQKATVTGSHHEAKPVITPKDKVMVLGATTGASRRDVAELRDSSLWRKMCQMMQTRQEHFKPWREHLLFFLDRDEFAAAVRALHVFSEAPDGGEVQVLVEEWSRRVDHAFRTEALTSSDAYYEAVVQEAVRLTGLQSLHLQVMSVSSLFHKEQYAGFAAYVEGQAKRTKTERLVLVGDSKSLMDVARFGLHPAADPRGLYRDALASSATAHDTSTAKGDGPFIFLREPFRHCTEKHSCSLLVCDVAVGEMYSCPTAVHAPRKLTADFLAKYDSCAYVDEANGPVIAVYSRQQILPRLFLQCVVDPQLQPCPAHPGRPVEYYVMESHAFACNRCVVMGAYKGKEVTPIEEAAVMARAGLAEVERTVKALKESMLAYANQLQNEESSMPTAPRRVEAEREINRLQKETEEHVRRIRRRLQLEEEAQLSRINAERTEVQATLEAVERLDGRLSSGMQQRAPVAVVNTLQHIQQERQVEQLMARAHDRVPLAPLELVLPLDGPPETVPPRSSSSSKVHSKGSRVVMGLNESCLPEASADDRREFHTSRTAVSHAPRTPPTSHTTHASLSPSSLYAQYLAVAGSDRKRPADDSARGSFRIDQPTLDHSTVVLASRSCPVSVTANEDNDGGGGMGYLSAKEALTHGWALLRRGDVAAAHRAWAAVCRAHGTNDVMGTKAHAYIAEAIEKDYAAAAQWYARSLQLDPQDRMTAYNYAVLLEALLDKPQEALRLYNRAAALGDAAASARARELRSKLAASCQWSQQTTFGSPGTLGGGERGWRR